CGAGGCCGCATCCCGCGATTTCCTCTCCCACCGGCTCATCGCGATGCCCGTCGTCGACCAGGAGGAACGGCTCGTCGGAATCCTGACGATGGATGACGTCCTCGACATCGTCGATGAGGAAGATGCCGAGGACATCGCCCGTTCCAGCGGTTCAGAGCCCCTCGACCGCTCGTATCTGTCCAGCTCCATCATTCGCCTGGTCCGCAGCCGCATCGTGTGGCTGCTCGTCCTCGCCGTATCCGCGATACTGACCGTCCAGGTCCTTGAGGTCTACGAGGAACGGCTCGACCAGGTCGTCATCCTCGCTCTGTTCATTCCTCTGCTCACCGGGACGGGAGGCAACACCGGCAACCAGGCCGCGACGACCGTGACCAGGGCGTTGGCCGTCGGTGAGGTGCGGATCCGCGACCTGGGCCGCGTCATCTGGCGCGAGCTGCGCGTGGGCTTCCTGCTGGGTGCGGTGCTCGGTGTCCTCGGCTTCATCGTCGCCGGCTTGGTCTACGGGCCGGCGATCGGCCTGGTCATCGGGCTCACCCTGCTGTCGGTGTGCATCATGGCCGCCACCGTGGGCGGGCTGATGCCGATCATCGCGAAGCGAGTCGGTGCCGACCCTGCCGTGTTCTCCAACCCGTTCATCTCCACGTTCTGCGACGCCACGGGTCTGATCCTCTACTTCTCGATCGCGACGGCGGTGCTGGGGCTGCGCTGAAAACATCGTTCGGGCTCACGCCGACCAGGCCGCCCACAGTTGCGCGTAGTGGCCGCCGGCTGCGACCAGTTGGGAATGCGTGCCCTCTTCGACGATGCGTCCGTGCTCCATCACCAGGACGCGATCCGCGGTCTCGGCCTGGCTGAGCCGGTGGGCGACGACGAGGGCCCCGCGCCCGACGAGTGCGGCCTCGGCGGATTGTTCGAGGGCGTGGGCACCGGCGGATCCGGCTTCGGCAGTCGCCTCGTCGAGGACCGCGAAGTCGGGGTCGGCGAGCACCAGCCGGGCCAGGGCGATCGACTGCTCCTGCTCGGCGTTCAGCCTGGCCCCGCCGTCGCCGACCTCGGTTGCCAATCCTCGGGAGAGCTCGGAGACCCAGCCGGCGCCGACCGTGTTCAGTGCGGCGGTGACCTGCTCGTCCGTGGCGTCGGGGACGGGCAGAGCAACGTTCTCGCGCAGGGTGCCGTTGAAGGTGTGGACCTCCTGGGCGACCATCGTGATGTGGGACCTCAGTACCGTTTCCGGCAGTTCGGTCAGTGGTTCGCCCTCCCCCGCCGAGGCGGCTGTGCCCGATTCGAGTACGGCACGTCCCAGCGTGGGTGCCGAGAGACCGGCTGCAATACGCGCAAGTGTGGACTTGCCCGCCCCCGTGGTGCCGACGACGGCGACGACCTCCCCGGGATCGAGGCGCAGGCTCACGCCCTTGAGGACGTGGTTCCTCGATTCCGGTTCGTCATCGTAGGTGAACCACAGGTCCTCGAGGATCAGGGAAGGACGGTCGATGCAGTGATCGGTCGACCGCCTCGGCGAGGTGGAAGCTTCGTCGATGACACCGACCATGCGGGTCAGCGAGGCGCCGGCGGATTGGATCTGGTCGAAGAGACCGACGAGGGCTCCGATGGGGTTGAACAGGCGGTGGAAGACCAGGGCTGCAGTGGTCACGGCGCCGGCCGTGGTCTCGCCGAAGGAGACCAGGGCGAAGCCGGCGACCAGCAGCAGGGAGAGCACGACAGCCTCGGCGCGGTTGTTGCGTCCGAAGGCTCGGGTGAGGAATCGGAACACGCCGATCGACAGGTCCCGGGCCTGCCCCGAGGCCGCATCGATGCGCGCCAGCTCCCCGGCTTCGGCGCGGTAGGCGCGCAGGGTTCGAGCTCCGGTGAGTCCGCCCAGCAGACGTCCGGCACGACGGCCGAAGGCGGCGCGCTCCTCCTTGTAGATCGGTTCCGACCTGGGCAGGTACCAGCGCAAGGTCAGCCAGTACATCGGCAGGGCAACGAGACCGACGAGTCCGAGCCGCCAGTCGATCGCGGTCAGACCGGCGGCTGAGACGATGACGATGAGCAGGGACTCGACGACGAGCGGCAGCACCTGCGCGGCCGCCTCACTGATCTTGCGGGAGTCATCGGCGACACGGGAGACCAGGTCGCCGGTGCCGGTGGATTCGACACGCTGGGATTCGAGTCTCAGTGCGGACTCGACGACCTGGGTGCGCAGATCCCCAACGACGGGCATCGTGATGTGGGCCAGTGCCCATGCCCCGATCCACGTGCCCAGTGCCATGATCACACCGGCGACGGCGACGGCGATCGCGCACTCGACGACGACCTCGGTGCCGGCTCCCGCGGGAAGTTCGTCGACGAGGCGGCCGATCGCCCACGGCCCGACGAGTCCGGCCGCGGCGTTGGCCACGCCGGCAGCGATGAGGAGGACGACCCAGCCCCAACGCGCGCGCAGAAGCGGGGACAGATGTGCGAACGAGCGACGCCTGGAGGCGATCGCCAGGGTCGTCTGTCCGGGTGCCGCGCTCATCGGGTCACCGCATTCCGGTAGGCCTTCGCTGATGCGTCCACGGCGGATGCGTCCGCGGCGGCGAGGAGTTCGGCGTGCCCTCCGACGAGGACGGGGCCGGTGGTGGGCACGAAAACGACGGAATCGGCAGCGGCGAGGAAAGCCGGTGCGCTGGTGAAGACGATGGTGGCCGCTGACTCGCGGGAGGTGCGCAGGTCCTTGAGCCCCGCCGAGATCCGTGCTTCGGTGACGGCGTCGACGGCGGTGGTCGGTTCGTGGAGGACGAGGAGCCGGGGATCGGCGTGCAGCGCCCGGGCCAGGGCCACGCGCTGACGCTGTCCTCCGGAGAGGTTGCCGCCGAGCTCCTGGATCCGGTGGTCGAGTCCGGCGTCGACGAGGCCGAGGAGCTCGTCGGCGCCCGAGGCGGCGAGCACCTCGGCGGTCACGGGAGCATCGTCGGTGCCCAGGATCATGGTGATGTTCGAGCGGATCGTGCCTTCGAACAGGTCGACCGTGTGCGGTGAGACGATCATCTGGTCGGGTCCGGTGCCGCGGGCATGGGTGGCCAGGGCCGCGAGCAGCTCGGTCTCCGACTCGGGGTCTTCGGCGACGATGCAGGTCAACGCCCCGAAGGCGGTGGTGAAGTCGACCGTGCGTTCCTCCCCCACTGCCCAGCTGCGGACGCCGACTGCTTCTTCGGAGAAGTCGATGGTCGGCGCCGGGGCGGTGGTCCGGGCCTGCGATGTCGCTGCTGTCGGGATAGGAGCATCCGCCTCGTCGATGTCGGTCAGCAGCTGGGAGATCCGCTGGGCTGCGCCGTGGGATTGGGCGAAGAGGCCGACGATCTCGGCCAGGGCGCGCATGGGTTCGGTGAGGAAGGCGGTCATGCCGAGGATGCCGATGAGTGCGCCGACGCTCATCTGTCCCTCGAGGAGGCGAAGGCCTGCGACGATGAGGACGATCGCGAGGACGACCGACATGACCAGCGCCCCGAGGCCCGCGAGCCGTCCGGTCCGCTCACCTGTGGCGATGCCGGCGTCGGCGGCTTCGTCCGAGGTGTGACGGTAGCGGCGCACGGACCAGGGCTCGCCGCCCATGGCCTTGATCACGCGCAGGCCGTGCATGAGGTCGGAGGCCGAACGGCCTGCTCTGGCCACCGCTTCGAGCTGGGCGCTCGCCTTGGCGGACACCGAGCGGCTGGGCAGGGCGACGATGAGCAGGCCGATGGGCACGGCGATGAGGACGACGAGACCGGTCACGGGGTCCGCGATGAGGAGGAAGACTGCGGCGGCGATCATCCCGAGGACGGAGGCGATGCCCCGCCCCAGCTGCGCGAAGGACTGGGCTGCCGTGTCCGCGTCCGCCGAAGCGATCGACAGGACCTCGCCGGAGGCCCGGTCGGGAGGCAGGTTCGCCGAGGTGAGCGCGGCGTGGGTGAGCTCGACGCGCAGTGCGTGTGCTTCGTGTTCGCGGGCGGCGTTGCAGAATCGGGCACCGAAGCGATAGCCGAGGCTGAGGAGAGTGAACAGCAGACCGATGCCGATGATGGAGGCGATGAGCATCGGCAGGGACAGCGGGATGATCGCGGCGTCGACGACGATGCCGATGGCCACGGGCACGATCGCTTCGCAGACCTGCCAGATCGACATGGTGATGACGCCGGGGAGCAGGAGGCCGAGGCGGCGTCGGGCGGCTCTGCGGAGGAGAATCGAACCTGATGAGGGAGTCTGCGACACGAAGGCTACCCTAACATTATGCGATCGGTCGCGAGGGTCGCGCTTGGGTTTACGATGGCTTCATGGGCACCAGGCTCGATGACAAGATCTCGTCCGCGGCCGACCGCACCATCGTCATCACCGGTGGCAACAGCGGAATCGGTCGGGCGGCGGCTGCAATGCTGGCCGGCATGGACGCTCGAGTGGTGCTTACCGTGCGCGACCTCGACAAGGGGCGGTCTGCGGCCGAGACGATGCGCGGCCCCGTGGACGTTCGTCGGCTCGATCTCGCCGACCTCGCCTCCGTGCGCGCCTTCGCTGAGGAATTCACCGACCCGATCAATATCCTCATCAACAACGCCGGGATCATGACGCCACCGTTCGGGCACACCGCTGACGGGTTCGAGTCACAGTTCGGGACGAACCACCTCGGCCATTTCGCTCTCACCAATCTGCTGCTGCCGCAGATCCGCGATCGCGTCGTCACCGTCTCCTCGATCGGACACCGAACCGGCACGATCGACTTCGACGATCTCGACTGGGAGCGCAGAGCGTACAGGCCGATGGCTGCGTACGGGCAGTCGAAGCTCGCCAATCTGCTCTTCACCTCCGAACTGCAGCGACGGCTCACCGAGGTGTCCGCCCCCGTCATCGCGACTGCGGCCCATCCGGGTCTGGCGGCGACGAACCTGTACCAGCGGGAGGGAAGTCGCGTGCTCGCTTCCGTCACCGAGGCGGTGATCGGGCTGATCTCGCAAAGTGAGACTCAAGGGTCCCTGCCGACGCTGTGTGCGGCCACCGCTGACATTCCGGGCAACAGCTATGTCGGTCCGGGCAGCTTCTGGCAGACCCGGGGCGAGCCGAAACTCGTCGGTCGGTCCGCTGCAGCCGAGGACGCCGAGGTGGCTCGGCGTCTGTGGACGGTGTCCGAGGAGCTGACCGGGGTGGAGTTTCCTCTATCGACCCTGTGACACCCCGCGCAGTTCTGTACAGTGACGAGATGACTGCACTGCACAACATCCGTCTGGTCGACAGCGGCTGGGCCGACGAGCCCGTCGACATCGAGTTCTCCGACACGATCACCTCGATCCGCCCTGCCGCGGAGCCCGAAACCGAACCGAGCCGGCTCCTGCTCCCCGGCCTCATCGACACCCACGTCCACCTCGGGGATCGGGAGAGACTGGTGACTGCTCGGCGTTCGGGCCTGACGACCGTTGTCGATCTGGGCACACATCCCGATTCCCGCGTGCACGAATTGCGGGCGGACGCCGAGCTTCCGTCGATCCTCAGCGCCGGATCCGCCGCCTCGGCGCCGGGCAGCACTCAGATCGAAATGATGGGCAACCCCGAAGAATCCGGAGTCTCGGATCCGGCCGACGCCGCGAGATTCCTCGACTGGAGGGTCGCAAACGGTGTCGATGTCATCAAGATCATCGCCGAGGACCCGGACGCCACCGAGGTTCCCGCACTCGACATCCCCACGTTGACGGCACTGGTCGACGGGGCGCATTCGCGTGGACTTCTGAGCGTCGCCCACGTCGTCACCGCCGCGGCCTTCGACCGGGGCCTCGATGCCGGCGTCGACATCCTCACCCACGCCCCCATCGATCGGCCGCTCGAAGACCGCACGCTCGCTCGGATGGAGGAACAGGGCACCATCGTCTCCCCGACGCTCGTGATGATGCGCGCCATCGCCGACGCCCGCCTCGGTGAGCATGCCGATGCCGCCTTCGAGGTGGCGCTGAACAACGTCCGCGCCATGATCGAATCGGGGATCACCGTCATCGCCGGCACCGACGCCAACGAGACCCCGTTCGCCCCGGTCGCCCACGGACCCTCGCTGCACGACGAGATCGCCTACCTCGTCGAGGCCGGGATGACGACTGCCGAGGCGCTGTGTGCCGCTACGAGTTCGGCCGCCGAGGCGCTCGAACTGGGGGACCGTGGGCGGATCGTCGAGGGTGCGCGCGCCGATCTCATCCTTGTCCACGGTGATCCGCTCACCGATCTCTCGGTGCTGCGCTCCCCCGCCGAGGTGTGGTCCGGCGGGCGTCGCCTCGTGACCTGACCGCGACTATCTGAAGGCCTGTTCGCCGGTGATGTGACGGCCCAGGATGAGGGTGTGGACCTCATCGGTGCCTTCGTAGGTGCGCACGGATTCGAGGTTGTTCGCATGCCGCAGCGGTGAGTACTCGAGGGTGATCCCGTTGCCGCCGAGCATGGCCCTCGCCTCTCGGCAGATGGCGATCGCCTCACGGCAGTTGTTGAGCTTCCCGACCGAGATCTGGACCGGGTCGAGTGTTCCCGCGTCTTTGAGCCTGCCGGTCTGGAGCGCCAGTAGGATGCCCTTCTGGATCTCGAGGACCATGTTCACCAGCTTCTCCTGGGTGATCTGGTATCCGGCGAGCGGTTTGTCGAACTGGAGGCGCTCTTGGGAGTATTTCAGCACCACCTCGTAGGAGTCGCGGGCGGCCCCCATCGCACCCCACATGATTCCGTAGCGGGCCTCATTGAGGCAGGAGAACGGCCCTTTCAGCCCTGTGGCATCAGGTAGGACCGCCTCGGCGGGAAGGTGGACATCGTCCATGTCGATGTCGCACTGGATGGAGGCGCGCATCGAGAGCTTCTGCTCGATCGGGGTCGCGGTGAATCCGGCCGTGTCGGTGGGGACGAGGAACCCGCGGATGCCTTCGTCGGCGGCGGCCCAGATGACGGCGACATCGGCGATGGAGGCCATGCCGATCCACCGTTTGGCCCCGTTGAGGACCCACGAGCCGTCGTCGTTGCGTGTCGCGGTGGTGGCCATGGAACCGGGATCGGAGCCGGCGGTCGGTTCGGTCAGGCCGAAGCAGCCGATGACCTCACCTGCGGCCATGCCGGGCAGGTACCGGTTCTTCTGCTCTTCGGAGCCGAATTTGTGGATCGCGGACATGGCCAGCGAGCCCTGCACGGACACGAACGTGCGGAGACCGGAGTCTCCGGCTTCGAGTTCGAGTGCGGCGAGGCCGTATTCGACGGCCGAGCGGCCCGGGCAGCCGTAGCCGTCGAGGTGCATGCCCAGCAGCCCGAGTTCACCCATCTCGGCCGCGATCTCACGGGGGAAGACCGCGCTCTCGTACCAGTCGGCGATGTTCGGGCGAATCCGTGCATCGACGAAGGCGCGGACGCTGTCGCGGAGGTCGAGTTCGGCCTCGCTGAAGAGTCCATCGAGGTCGAGGAGGTCGGATTTGTCGAGGTCGGAGGTGTCTCGTGCGCGGGTGGTCATGTCATGCTCCTGGTGGCGTTGGGGTCGGCGGGTCTTCGACGCCGAGGATGTCGTCCGTGTCGGCTCCGAGTTCCGGCGGCGCGGAGCGCACGGGTGGGCGGACGCCGTTGAAGTTGACGGGGAACGCCACCTGCCGCATCGGCCCGGCACTGGGGTGATCGACGGTCTGGACCATGCCCAGGGCCTCGGTCTGCGGGTCGGCGTAGACCTCGTCGAGGTGTTTGATCGGTGCGGCGGGCACGCCTGCTTCCGAGAATTTCGCGCACCAGTTCTCAACGGTGTTCGTGCGCAGGGTCCTCGAGAGTTCTGCCTCGACGAGTTCGCGGTGGGCCACGCGCCCCCGATTCTCCTGCAGCCGGTCGTCGACGGCGAGATCGGGCCGCTCGATCTGGGTGCACAGCTTCTGCCACAGGGAGTCGTTGCCGATGGCGATGACGAAGTAGTCGTCGGCGGCCGGGTACGCCTGATAGGGCACGAGGTTCGGGTGGCCGGATCCCAGGGCATGAGGGCGGTTGCCGTCGGCGAAGTAGTTCGTCGCCCAGTTCACGTGCAGCGCCAACTGCCCTTCGTAGAGTGAGGTGGTCAGGTACTGGCCTCTGCCGGTGCGGCTGCGTTCGAACAGTGCCGAGACGATGCCGATGATCCCGAACAGTCCCGCGCCGAGGTCGCCCATCGCGAATCCGGCCTTCATCGGCGGCCCCTCGGCCTCACCGGTCAAGGACATGAGTCCGCCGCGCGCTTGGGCGACCATGTCGTAGCCGGGTTCGTCCCGCAGCGGGCCGTCGTCACCGAAGGCCGAGATGTGCAGGACCACGAGATGCGGAAACCTGGCGGCCAGCTCCTGGTAGTCGAAGATCTGCTGCAGGGAGCTGCCGGGCCGGAAGTTCTCCACGATTACGTCGGCCCCGGCGAGGAGCTCATAGACCTGCGCCTGACCGTGGTCGGATTTGAGGTCGATGGTCACCGACTTCTTGCCGTGGTTGGCGGCGTGGAAATAGGTGGCATCGGCCCCTAAGGTAGGTGGGCCCCAGGCCCGTGTCGGGTCGCCGCCTTCCGGGTGCTCGACCTTGA
The Brevibacterium marinum genome window above contains:
- the mgtE gene encoding magnesium transporter, whose amino-acid sequence is MTTEISAADRLEDALSGRIDHSAVDAIADLSHQVSLQELTRLVHTSTPLQSAVLFRILDKDVAVAVFENLPPGYQAELLQNLREPEVADIVEGLDPDDRAELFGELPAGVVTQLMKGLDADERKMTTAVLGYPKSAIGRYMSPEVLSLHEDWTAAEAMEVVRARIDGPETVYLLPVVGPGRVLLGVVSLRNLIAADPDTPLSEMVRESITAHALTDREAASRDFLSHRLIAMPVVDQEERLVGILTMDDVLDIVDEEDAEDIARSSGSEPLDRSYLSSSIIRLVRSRIVWLLVLAVSAILTVQVLEVYEERLDQVVILALFIPLLTGTGGNTGNQAATTVTRALAVGEVRIRDLGRVIWRELRVGFLLGAVLGVLGFIVAGLVYGPAIGLVIGLTLLSVCIMAATVGGLMPIIAKRVGADPAVFSNPFISTFCDATGLILYFSIATAVLGLR
- a CDS encoding ABC transporter ATP-binding protein, whose product is MSAAPGQTTLAIASRRRSFAHLSPLLRARWGWVVLLIAAGVANAAAGLVGPWAIGRLVDELPAGAGTEVVVECAIAVAVAGVIMALGTWIGAWALAHITMPVVGDLRTQVVESALRLESQRVESTGTGDLVSRVADDSRKISEAAAQVLPLVVESLLIVIVSAAGLTAIDWRLGLVGLVALPMYWLTLRWYLPRSEPIYKEERAAFGRRAGRLLGGLTGARTLRAYRAEAGELARIDAASGQARDLSIGVFRFLTRAFGRNNRAEAVVLSLLLVAGFALVSFGETTAGAVTTAALVFHRLFNPIGALVGLFDQIQSAGASLTRMVGVIDEASTSPRRSTDHCIDRPSLILEDLWFTYDDEPESRNHVLKGVSLRLDPGEVVAVVGTTGAGKSTLARIAAGLSAPTLGRAVLESGTAASAGEGEPLTELPETVLRSHITMVAQEVHTFNGTLRENVALPVPDATDEQVTAALNTVGAGWVSELSRGLATEVGDGGARLNAEQEQSIALARLVLADPDFAVLDEATAEAGSAGAHALEQSAEAALVGRGALVVAHRLSQAETADRVLVMEHGRIVEEGTHSQLVAAGGHYAQLWAAWSA
- a CDS encoding ABC transporter ATP-binding protein; this translates as MSQTPSSGSILLRRAARRRLGLLLPGVITMSIWQVCEAIVPVAIGIVVDAAIIPLSLPMLIASIIGIGLLFTLLSLGYRFGARFCNAAREHEAHALRVELTHAALTSANLPPDRASGEVLSIASADADTAAQSFAQLGRGIASVLGMIAAAVFLLIADPVTGLVVLIAVPIGLLIVALPSRSVSAKASAQLEAVARAGRSASDLMHGLRVIKAMGGEPWSVRRYRHTSDEAADAGIATGERTGRLAGLGALVMSVVLAIVLIVAGLRLLEGQMSVGALIGILGMTAFLTEPMRALAEIVGLFAQSHGAAQRISQLLTDIDEADAPIPTAATSQARTTAPAPTIDFSEEAVGVRSWAVGEERTVDFTTAFGALTCIVAEDPESETELLAALATHARGTGPDQMIVSPHTVDLFEGTIRSNITMILGTDDAPVTAEVLAASGADELLGLVDAGLDHRIQELGGNLSGGQRQRVALARALHADPRLLVLHEPTTAVDAVTEARISAGLKDLRTSRESAATIVFTSAPAFLAAADSVVFVPTTGPVLVGGHAELLAAADASAVDASAKAYRNAVTR
- a CDS encoding oxidoreductase, which codes for MGTRLDDKISSAADRTIVITGGNSGIGRAAAAMLAGMDARVVLTVRDLDKGRSAAETMRGPVDVRRLDLADLASVRAFAEEFTDPINILINNAGIMTPPFGHTADGFESQFGTNHLGHFALTNLLLPQIRDRVVTVSSIGHRTGTIDFDDLDWERRAYRPMAAYGQSKLANLLFTSELQRRLTEVSAPVIATAAHPGLAATNLYQREGSRVLASVTEAVIGLISQSETQGSLPTLCAATADIPGNSYVGPGSFWQTRGEPKLVGRSAAAEDAEVARRLWTVSEELTGVEFPLSTL
- a CDS encoding amidohydrolase family protein, which encodes MTALHNIRLVDSGWADEPVDIEFSDTITSIRPAAEPETEPSRLLLPGLIDTHVHLGDRERLVTARRSGLTTVVDLGTHPDSRVHELRADAELPSILSAGSAASAPGSTQIEMMGNPEESGVSDPADAARFLDWRVANGVDVIKIIAEDPDATEVPALDIPTLTALVDGAHSRGLLSVAHVVTAAAFDRGLDAGVDILTHAPIDRPLEDRTLARMEEQGTIVSPTLVMMRAIADARLGEHADAAFEVALNNVRAMIESGITVIAGTDANETPFAPVAHGPSLHDEIAYLVEAGMTTAEALCAATSSAAEALELGDRGRIVEGARADLILVHGDPLTDLSVLRSPAEVWSGGRRLVT
- a CDS encoding acyl-CoA dehydrogenase family protein yields the protein MTTRARDTSDLDKSDLLDLDGLFSEAELDLRDSVRAFVDARIRPNIADWYESAVFPREIAAEMGELGLLGMHLDGYGCPGRSAVEYGLAALELEAGDSGLRTFVSVQGSLAMSAIHKFGSEEQKNRYLPGMAAGEVIGCFGLTEPTAGSDPGSMATTATRNDDGSWVLNGAKRWIGMASIADVAVIWAAADEGIRGFLVPTDTAGFTATPIEQKLSMRASIQCDIDMDDVHLPAEAVLPDATGLKGPFSCLNEARYGIMWGAMGAARDSYEVVLKYSQERLQFDKPLAGYQITQEKLVNMVLEIQKGILLALQTGRLKDAGTLDPVQISVGKLNNCREAIAICREARAMLGGNGITLEYSPLRHANNLESVRTYEGTDEVHTLILGRHITGEQAFR
- a CDS encoding CaiB/BaiF CoA transferase family protein is translated as MTTTDTADPAADSFTGPLTGVRVIDLSKILAGPYATMSLADLGAEVIKVEHPEGGDPTRAWGPPTLGADATYFHAANHGKKSVTIDLKSDHGQAQVYELLAGADVIVENFRPGSSLQQIFDYQELAARFPHLVVLHISAFGDDGPLRDEPGYDMVAQARGGLMSLTGEAEGPPMKAGFAMGDLGAGLFGIIGIVSALFERSRTGRGQYLTTSLYEGQLALHVNWATNYFADGNRPHALGSGHPNLVPYQAYPAADDYFVIAIGNDSLWQKLCTQIERPDLAVDDRLQENRGRVAHRELVEAELSRTLRTNTVENWCAKFSEAGVPAAPIKHLDEVYADPQTEALGMVQTVDHPSAGPMRQVAFPVNFNGVRPPVRSAPPELGADTDDILGVEDPPTPTPPGA